Proteins from a single region of Calditrichota bacterium:
- a CDS encoding Fe-S-containing hydro-lyase — protein MADAIRITTPLTDEQVEKLRVGDSVLITGVIYTGRDAAHKRLVDLLAEGKPLPIDVKGQLIYYVGPSPARPGMPIGSAGPTTSYRMDPYAPTLIRQGLKGMIGKGEMGPEVAEALRTHKAVYFAAVGGAAALIAKSILKSEVVAYEDLGAEAIQRLEVRDFPAIVAQDCHGGNIYKEGRAKYEVK, from the coding sequence ATGGCAGATGCAATCCGGATAACCACGCCGCTCACGGACGAACAGGTGGAGAAGCTCCGCGTGGGCGATAGTGTGCTCATAACTGGTGTCATCTACACGGGGCGGGACGCAGCGCACAAGCGCTTGGTGGACCTGCTGGCTGAGGGCAAACCGCTGCCCATTGACGTGAAGGGGCAGCTCATCTACTACGTCGGCCCATCACCAGCCAGGCCGGGCATGCCGATCGGCTCGGCTGGACCCACCACCAGCTATCGTATGGACCCCTACGCGCCCACGCTGATTAGACAGGGACTGAAGGGCATGATCGGCAAGGGGGAGATGGGGCCGGAGGTAGCCGAGGCCCTGCGCACGCACAAGGCGGTCTATTTTGCGGCGGTGGGGGGCGCAGCTGCCCTGATCGCCAAATCAATCCTCAAGTCGGAAGTCGTCGCTTACGAAGACCTGGGCGCCGAGGCCATTCAGCGCTTAGAGGTGCGCGATTTTCCTGCCATCGTGGCCCAGGATTGCCACGGCGGCAACATCTACAAAGAGGGACGGGCGAAGTACGAGGTGAAGTAA